The Synechococcus sp. WH 8016 genome includes the window AACCACCTTTATAGTTCTATCTTGTTGATTAGCAAGGAGAGCAATCTGACCACAGAATGAATCCAGATCAGTGTCCTCTAATGAAGAGTCAGCAAGGACCTCAAAGAAGAGTTGCCAGGTCTTCTGCTTCTGTTCCTGAGGTTTCAGACGCAGGTTCTCAACCTCAATCACCAGAGAACAATGGTCATCACCCGAAAGATCCCACTCAGGGTAAAAATTAGACATATCAGGTTCTTCCAGTTCCTTCTCACCACGCACATAAGCAAGTGCTTCTTCCTTAGAAGAACATTCAAAGGTCTGGGTATGGTCCGAAACCACCACTTTCCAAGTTCCTTCGACCGAATAAGATTCGTCCCACTCAAAGTTGTCCAGAAACTCTTGGAGAGTCAGGTGCTTTGTTTCATCAGCAGAACCCCTGAAGTCCAATTCCTTATTTAAAAGACGACTAAGTTTCTGGGTGAGATAATGAATAGTCTTCTTGTCTCCCGTACTGAAGAGTTCTACGGCAGTTTTCTGCTGTTCTTGTGTTGCGTTGAACATAATGGATTCCTCTAATAAAGTGTTTATATGTATTCTTGGGAAGGAGTTATAAAGGTGGGTTCCCTTGCTTTTTTTCACCTATCGATTACTCAAATATGAGCAGCATTAATTTTCTGAGCGCACCAATCTTCGACATCGGACTTCACCCAGGCGACAGAACGAGCGCCCAATGAAACTTGTTTCGGGAAATTGCCCTCATCCATAAGGCGATAAATCGATGACTTAGAGAGACAAGTAAGTTCTTTTACTTGAGGGAGTCGAACGAATACCCGAGGAAGACGAATGAACTGATACTGAGAAAGCATAAAATGTGGTTCATAAAAGTGTATTGATTACGGAAATCTCGAAGTTAGATTAGTCAGGGAGGGGATGTCTGACTATAAAGACCCAGGACGGGTGAATGTTTATTTGATTGTTGGATGCGTGTGGTCGTTTCCTCTTCATCTGTATGTGAATAGTATAACAAGAGGAACCCGACCCGTGGGTTCCTCTTGTGCCACTTTGACCCCTGACTTTTCAGTCATACCAGTAGGTCTCACAAGGTCTCACTAACAAGAACTAACCACCAATCGTCAGACCTTCATGCCCTGAGAAAGTAGAGCATCGCACCAAGAAATCATAAACTTTCTCCTCTCATCTAAGAGTGTCGAATCGTCATAGGACTGCCTAACTTTGTCTCCAATCGCATGAGACAACTGCCGTTGGATAAGTTCAGCAGGAAATCCCAAGACATCCTGTCCAGCAGTCAAAGCAGTTCTTCTAAGTCCGTGTGCCGTCTGGACTCCCTTGTATCCCATCCGAATGAAGTGCTGGTTGATGGAATAGGGATTCAGATAGGGAGTGCTCCTGGACCTGGGAGAAGCAAAGACAAACTCCTCATCCCCACTCACCTTCCGCAGAGAGTCCAGAACTTCTTTGAATGGGTTCGTCAAAGGAACCAGATGGTCATGCCCAGTTTTCATCCGAGTGCCTGGAATCACCCATAGATCCTTGGATTCATCGAGTTCTTCCCACCGCATCGGAGTCAAAGACCCGACACGCAAAAAGGTCATCAGAACGACCTTCACCGCAGAACAAAGCACCAAGGTTCCATTTGCCTGGTTCCTCTCCAAGTCATCAAAGAACCGAGGGAGTTGGTCCCAAGGAAGGGTTGGATGCGGAGTTGCCTTGTGCTTTGTCTTTGTGCCTTTGGTCCCAAGAGCAGGGTTCTGGTTCCTCTCCATCCACCCCTGGTCAATCGCATGGTCAAAGACCCCACGCATCACCATCAGGAGTTTGTCTGCCTGAGGTGCTTTCCCATCAGCAACCTTGGACCGAAATATCTCCATCACCCTTTCCCTGCCGTTCTTTCCACCAGTTCCCTTGTGGTCCCAGGACAAGTGAGCAACAGGTGTATCTCCACCTAATCGGGGTATGACCTGATGGTTGAGCAGGTTTGGATATTCCTTTTTCGATGCCTTGGACGAGGAGTGGGAGAGATAGGACTTACATGCCTCAGCAAAGGTTGGACCTGATGAGTCCTGGACCTGAATCTGCTGTTCCTTTTTCAGTTCTCTTGGGTCTCTTCCTGTCTCCCTGCTCCATGACCTGATGCGGTCCCATTCGTCCCGTGCCTCTTTCAGGGACCACTTCCCAACCCCCCTTCCATAGACACCAATCCGAAGGGGGACCTGCTTTCCCTTCCGTCCAGGGGGAAACCTCATGCGTCCCTCAAAGGACTTTCCACCACCTTTTCCGTCATCACGGAGAGGTTCGATGACGAGGAAAAGAGAATCCCCTACGGAAACATTTCTTCTGCGAACTCCTGCCTTCTCTGCCTTGACTTGCGAGTCAGAGAAAGACATCTCAGGAATCCAACAACACCAATTTTATCCAACAACACAACCCCTAAATCCAACAACACTTCCAACAACACATTTACGGGACATCCTGGTGTTTCCAGGAACCACATGAGACCACGCAGACACTAAAAAGTCCCTCACCACAACGGGTTTGAGACATCAAAAGACCTTTCAGGACTTACTTAGAACGGAGAGGGTGGGATTCGAACCCACGAGGGTGTTACCCCTACACGATTTCGAGTCGTGCGCATTCAACCGGGCTCTGCCACCTCTCCAAACGCTTCACCAGCGTGATCCCATCTTAAAGCGCCACGGCCTGATTGCTTAAGGCGATGGAGCTGCGCATTCACGCGCAACTGCCAACGTCGGTCTTGACCTTGCAGAGGGCGCAGCATCAAACCAGGGCTTTGCAGACGTTGACCTGGAAGCAAGGGAGGTTGGCCTTGATGCTCCGCCCGCACGGTATGGGCCAAAGGCGTCCAACAACTGATGTGATCACTCGCCACTGGGTCCATCACCACCAGCCAATCCAAGCGGCGGTGTCCGTAACCCTGCGCAAGCTGCTGAGCCAACTGGCAACTAAGCAAATCGCCATGACTGCTGATCAGTGCAGCGCGCCCTTGATGACGAGCCAGTAGCCACTGCCTTCCCCACTGGTGCACCAACAACACCTCATCGCTGAGCTGAACAGCGGCTTGCACCAGCGTGGCCAAGAGCAAAAGAGGAAACGCTCTCCAGCGCCAGCGTTGCAGTGCGGGTAAGGCCCAAGGGAGAAAAGCCAGCACAACAACCAACACCACCCAAGGCTGCGGATGTCCCGTCAGCAGCTGGGCATGGGGCCAGGCGCTGATCCACCCCACCAAAGCGATCAACAACGCTGCCAACTGCTGCACCGGCCAAACCAACAGCGGCATCACGAGTGCGGCGATCGCCGTTGGCAGCAGCAACGTCAGCAATGCCAAGGTCATCGCCGCAAGGGTGAGCGGTGCCAGCAGAGGTGCAGCCATCAGGTTGCTCAGAAGCGAGTACAAAGGCACAGAGCCAAAATGCAGGATCTGCAAGGGAAGGGTCCAAAGCAGCGCCGCCATCGGCACCGATAGGGCAGGGGCCAGAACCGTCATCCACCTCTGAGGACAACACTGAGAACCATGCTGGAGAAGCCACTGCTCTAAGGGCTGCGCACTGAGCACTAAACCCGCTGTTGCAGCAGCACTGAGCTGAAAGCCGATGGAACGTGCCCAAGCAGGGTTCAGCAACAGCATCACCACCAAGGTGCTGAGCAGCACGCCCAAGGGTTGGACGCGAGAGCCCCGTTCCCGGATCAAGAGAGCAGCAGCGCCCATCAACACGGCACGAACCACGGATGGCTGCCCGCCCGCCAGCGCAAGAAACACAGCCATCGCGCCCACTCCAGCCGCCAATCGCAAGGGCATGCAACCCCTGCGCGTCAGGGCAAGCGTGGCTCCCAACAACACGGAAAGATGAAATCCGGACGCGGCTAAGGCGTGGGATAACCCAGCAACACGAAAGGCTTCTCGCAACTCCGCGCTGAGCTCAACGTGGGCGCCGCCCAGCACCAGCGCCGCCAACAGACCACCTGAATGCTCTCCTGCTAGCTCTTGAAAGCGAGCCGCGATCTGACGACGCCGATCAGCCAGGGGGGTGTGATCTTGATGGATCAGCTCCACTGTCTTGGTTCGGAATTGGGTCCAACAGCCGCGAGCCGCCAACCGTTCCGCCGGGTTGGGAAGCAAGGGATGGGTTGCGACAGCAGGCGTCACGAGCTGACCCTGAGCCCTCACCCAGGCACCTTTGCGCACCAGCTGAGGGCAGGGATCCACCACCAACTCCGTGCGACCATCGCGTACCTGCCCCGCCAAATGGTGCACCTGCAGCAGGGCTTGGCAGCGCCCCCGACGAACAGGTGCATCAGCCAGAGCACGGCCTTCAAGCACCAGCTGCTGCGAATCTGAATCGCTTGGCACAAGCTGCAGCGGATCCAGGGGGGTGGGCGTGGCCACTTGCCCCATCGAGGAGCGCAGCAACAAGCCACACAACACGACCACAAGAACAAACAGCTTCCAACCTGAAAGTGAAAACCGGCGGCAGATCAGCACAACAGCCGCAGCCAGCCCAACCAAGACCACACACCAGTGCTGAATCCCCTGGGGAAAGGCCGCCCCCAGTTGGGTGGCAAGCATCAAAAGAACCAGCCAAAGAGCAACGTTCATCCACGCTGTGCGATCAAGCTGGTTGAAGCATTCCCCTAAAAAACAAAAGCAAAAGTCCAGTCAGAGCGAGCTAGAGAAACAATCCACTATCTATGTGTTGTGACTCACTAAAGCCACAACACATTGCTTAAAAATATATTCAGATTTCGAATCGATACCGCTTTATTGATGCATTGAGAGCAAGCTCAATGATCAACCGCCGCGGCAACCTTTGATTGCAGCAACGGGAATCCCAGGGCCTCCCGCTCTGCTAACCAAGCCTCAGCCACTTTTCGGGCCAAATTGCGAATCCGTCCAATCGTGGCAGTCCGTTCCGTCACCGAAATCACGCCACGAGCTTCCAGGAGATTGAAGGTATGACTGCACTTCAGAACAAAGTCGAGAGCAGGAGCTGGCAAGTTGTGTTCAATCAGATCCGTGGCTTCTGCCTCATAAATGGCAAACAGCTGCTTGAGACGATCGGGATTGGAAGCCTCGAAATTAAATTGACATTGCCCCTTCTCGAAGGGAAGCCAAATATCCCCATAGCTGCGTTCAGCGTTCCAGCTCAAATCCCAGATGCTTTCCACATCCTGTAGATACATCGCTAGGCGCTCCAAGCCATAGGTGATCTCAATCGATACAGGCTTGCAATCGATGCCACCACATTGCTGGAAGTAGGTGAACTGGGTGACCTCCATACCGTCTAACCACACCTCCCAGCCCACACCCCAAGCGCCAAGTGTTGGCGACTCCCAGTTGTCCTCCACAAAACGAATGTCGTGATCGGCAGCGCAAATGCCAAGGGCCGCGAGCGATGCGAGATAGGTTTCCTGAATGCCATCGGGCGAAGGCTTGATCAGCACCTGATATTGGAAGTAATGCTGCGCCCGATTCGGGTTATCGCCATAACGACCGTCGGTGGGGCGCCGGCAAGGTTCTGGATAGGCAACCGCCCAGGGCTCAGGTCCAATCGCCCGGAGCACCGTATGCGGGCTCATGGTTCCAGCACCCTTTTCC containing:
- a CDS encoding AlpA family transcriptional regulator, giving the protein MLSQYQFIRLPRVFVRLPQVKELTCLSKSSIYRLMDEGNFPKQVSLGARSVAWVKSDVEDWCAQKINAAHI
- a CDS encoding ComEC/Rec2 family competence protein, which gives rise to MNVALWLVLLMLATQLGAAFPQGIQHWCVVLVGLAAAVVLICRRFSLSGWKLFVLVVVLCGLLLRSSMGQVATPTPLDPLQLVPSDSDSQQLVLEGRALADAPVRRGRCQALLQVHHLAGQVRDGRTELVVDPCPQLVRKGAWVRAQGQLVTPAVATHPLLPNPAERLAARGCWTQFRTKTVELIHQDHTPLADRRRQIAARFQELAGEHSGGLLAALVLGGAHVELSAELREAFRVAGLSHALAASGFHLSVLLGATLALTRRGCMPLRLAAGVGAMAVFLALAGGQPSVVRAVLMGAAALLIRERGSRVQPLGVLLSTLVVMLLLNPAWARSIGFQLSAAATAGLVLSAQPLEQWLLQHGSQCCPQRWMTVLAPALSVPMAALLWTLPLQILHFGSVPLYSLLSNLMAAPLLAPLTLAAMTLALLTLLLPTAIAALVMPLLVWPVQQLAALLIALVGWISAWPHAQLLTGHPQPWVVLVVVLAFLPWALPALQRWRWRAFPLLLLATLVQAAVQLSDEVLLVHQWGRQWLLARHQGRAALISSHGDLLSCQLAQQLAQGYGHRRLDWLVVMDPVASDHISCWTPLAHTVRAEHQGQPPLLPGQRLQSPGLMLRPLQGQDRRWQLRVNAQLHRLKQSGRGALRWDHAGEAFGEVAEPG
- a CDS encoding site-specific integrase is translated as MSFSDSQVKAEKAGVRRRNVSVGDSLFLVIEPLRDDGKGGGKSFEGRMRFPPGRKGKQVPLRIGVYGRGVGKWSLKEARDEWDRIRSWSRETGRDPRELKKEQQIQVQDSSGPTFAEACKSYLSHSSSKASKKEYPNLLNHQVIPRLGGDTPVAHLSWDHKGTGGKNGRERVMEIFRSKVADGKAPQADKLLMVMRGVFDHAIDQGWMERNQNPALGTKGTKTKHKATPHPTLPWDQLPRFFDDLERNQANGTLVLCSAVKVVLMTFLRVGSLTPMRWEELDESKDLWVIPGTRMKTGHDHLVPLTNPFKEVLDSLRKVSGDEEFVFASPRSRSTPYLNPYSINQHFIRMGYKGVQTAHGLRRTALTAGQDVLGFPAELIQRQLSHAIGDKVRQSYDDSTLLDERRKFMISWCDALLSQGMKV
- the glyQ gene encoding glycine--tRNA ligase subunit alpha; amino-acid sequence: MHFQDIISTLNRFWGEQGCVLLQPYDTEKGAGTMSPHTVLRAIGPEPWAVAYPEPCRRPTDGRYGDNPNRAQHYFQYQVLIKPSPDGIQETYLASLAALGICAADHDIRFVEDNWESPTLGAWGVGWEVWLDGMEVTQFTYFQQCGGIDCKPVSIEITYGLERLAMYLQDVESIWDLSWNAERSYGDIWLPFEKGQCQFNFEASNPDRLKQLFAIYEAEATDLIEHNLPAPALDFVLKCSHTFNLLEARGVISVTERTATIGRIRNLARKVAEAWLAEREALGFPLLQSKVAAAVDH